From a region of the Etheostoma cragini isolate CJK2018 chromosome 20, CSU_Ecrag_1.0, whole genome shotgun sequence genome:
- the LOC117936255 gene encoding phospholipase A and acyltransferase 4-like, with protein MDPAKFDAKPGDLIEISRGLYQHWALYIGNMEVVHFTAGDGDIGVEGWGKVKRENIWKVVGNDKFHVNNSLDDKYPPREIDIIVKEAIGMVDHKRWYSLSISNCEHFVTKLRNNMAVSRQVGNEVLTALHVLTGAESLVKDVDKK; from the exons ATGGATCCAGCAAAG TTTGATGCAAAGCCCGGAGACCTAATCGAGATCTCCCGTGGGTTATACCAGCACTGGGCCCTCTACATCGGTAACATGGAAGTCGTTCATTTTACCGCTGGAG aTGGTGATATTGGCGTGGAGGGCTGGGGGAAGGTGAAGCGGGAGAACATCTGGAAAGTGGTGGGCAATGATAAGTTCCACGTCAACAACTCCTTAGATGACAAGTACCCGCCTCGTGAGATCGACATCATCGTGAAGGAGGCCATCGGCATGGTGGATCACAAGCGGTGGTACTCCCTCTCGATTAGCAACTGCGAGCACTTTGTCACAAAGCTACGAAACAACATGGCAGTGTCTCGACAGGTGGGTAACG AGGTTCTCACAGCACTTCACGTTCTGACTGGGGCTGAATCCCTTGTTAAAGATGTCGACAAAAaataa